One Psychrobacillus glaciei genomic region harbors:
- a CDS encoding condensation domain-containing protein, giving the protein MLGLYPVSSRQRQLWFLNKLDTYNAAYNIPFAFRMIGNLNLDYLQIALNKIVGRHEVFRTSFHESEDGEPFQKIASTEGKIMEVIDLLKMSNLEQKLKIEETFRKEADFQFDLTEGSLYFFKLIILSKNEHIFYANIHHIIFDQWSYNIFTKELRIIYNSLIRNDKLELPNLPIQYIDYSSWEIGIVNETEFKEQINYWKEKLGGSLTNLEIPLDFPRKINLSSKSNTYSFELPCHFKKGIEKLSREESATIYMSLLSIFKVLLYKYTNETDIIIGTPTSGRDYGELENLIGFFVNTLAIRSKLDPSQSFRQFLKQVRGNCIEAFSNNEVPFEKLVKEVNPHRVLGYNPLFQIMFNYKHLTNETVLNLESVKTESITMPKGEAKYDFSFLVTEGSEMKVTIEYNVNIFKREKIINISEYFLNIIKQVINNPDLDISSITTFQNIDKEYSYGLTPTPGQISLILKSSKYKDNLVEIFESSLYPKKIFILNKDMQPVPPDVPGNLFIGIFDESHIKVFNGNYYKNGDGFFYKTQEIYKVNHNKELQHIAHERDIAKFKGFKINLQTVKDTINNQPGVVDTKVVFKKDDKSTFPLHAYISINNSFEGEKTFKKKLKRILHKHMIPKILIIDIVPEIWK; this is encoded by the coding sequence ATGTTAGGACTTTATCCTGTATCTTCTAGGCAGCGTCAATTGTGGTTTTTGAATAAACTTGATACTTATAATGCTGCATATAATATACCATTTGCATTCCGTATGATTGGAAATTTAAATTTGGATTACTTGCAAATAGCACTAAATAAAATTGTTGGACGCCATGAAGTATTTAGAACTAGTTTTCATGAATCAGAGGATGGTGAACCTTTTCAAAAGATTGCTTCTACTGAAGGAAAAATCATGGAAGTCATCGATCTTCTTAAAATGTCTAATTTAGAACAAAAATTAAAGATTGAAGAAACGTTTAGAAAAGAAGCGGATTTTCAATTCGATTTAACTGAAGGCTCATTATACTTTTTTAAACTTATAATTCTTAGTAAGAATGAACACATATTTTACGCTAATATACATCATATCATTTTTGATCAATGGTCTTATAATATATTCACTAAAGAATTGAGAATAATTTACAATTCTTTGATTAGAAATGATAAATTAGAATTACCTAATTTGCCTATTCAGTACATAGACTATTCTTCATGGGAAATTGGAATTGTAAATGAGACGGAATTTAAAGAACAAATAAATTACTGGAAAGAAAAGTTGGGCGGCAGTTTAACTAATTTAGAAATTCCATTAGATTTCCCAAGAAAAATAAATCTCTCTTCAAAAAGCAATACATATAGTTTTGAGTTACCTTGCCATTTTAAAAAAGGAATTGAGAAATTGTCACGAGAGGAAAGTGCCACTATTTATATGTCGTTACTTAGTATTTTTAAAGTTCTTTTATATAAATACACAAATGAGACTGACATAATTATTGGTACTCCAACATCTGGGAGGGATTATGGAGAATTAGAAAATCTTATTGGCTTTTTTGTAAATACTCTAGCAATTAGATCAAAATTAGATCCTTCTCAATCTTTTAGGCAATTTTTAAAGCAAGTGAGAGGAAATTGTATTGAAGCTTTTTCTAACAATGAAGTACCGTTTGAAAAATTAGTAAAAGAAGTAAATCCGCATAGGGTTTTAGGTTATAATCCATTATTTCAAATAATGTTTAACTATAAGCATTTAACAAATGAAACAGTTTTAAACTTAGAAAGTGTAAAAACAGAAAGTATAACTATGCCGAAAGGAGAAGCAAAATATGATTTTTCCTTCCTAGTAACTGAAGGCTCTGAAATGAAAGTGACGATAGAATATAATGTTAATATTTTTAAACGCGAAAAAATTATAAATATTTCTGAATATTTTTTAAATATAATTAAACAAGTTATTAATAATCCTGATTTGGATATATCCTCTATAACTACTTTTCAAAATATAGATAAGGAGTATTCTTATGGATTAACTCCGACGCCTGGTCAAATTTCTTTAATTTTAAAAAGTAGTAAGTATAAAGATAATTTGGTGGAAATTTTTGAAAGTTCTTTATATCCTAAAAAAATATTTATTTTAAATAAAGACATGCAGCCTGTACCACCGGATGTTCCAGGCAATTTGTTTATAGGCATATTTGACGAAAGTCATATTAAAGTATTTAATGGAAATTATTATAAAAATGGTGATGGATTTTTTTATAAAACTCAAGAAATATATAAGGTAAATCATAATAAGGAACTGCAACATATTGCTCATGAAAGAGACATTGCTAAATTTAAGGGTTTTAAAATCAATCTACAAACAGTTAAGGACACTATAAACAACCAACCAGGAGTAGTAGATACTAAAGTGGTTTTTAAGAAAGATGATAAATCAACATTTCCTTTACATGCCTATATATCAATTAACAACTCTTTTGAAGGAGAAAAAACTTTCAAAAAAAAATTAAAAAGAATCTTACATAAACATATGATTCCAAAAATACTTATTATAGATATAGTTCCAGAAATTTGGAAATAA